The DNA window TATTAAAGATTCAAACCTACTTAATGAGAAAAGGCGGAGCTGCAGCTACTCCAGAAATAGAAGAAATTAAGATTAGAAAATCTAGGGAAGTAAAGGAAAGAGGAGATAGGGTAACGTCATCACTTATTGAAGCTATAAAATCAGCAGAACTCTATGCTAACTCACAAAAACTAGACATTCGGTCAAAGAATCCAGTAGAGAGAATAAACGAAGGCTTTAAAGTACTTATTGAGAGCATGTACAATAAGCTTAGTTACATCACAACATTTGTAGAAAGCAACAAAGATCTAAACGATATCATATTAGAAGAAGACATGCAGCTAAAAATAACAGATGATATGCCAAATAAATTAGCAGTAGATGAGGTTGATGGCTTTATAGAGAGAAACACAGATAGAAATATTCCTATGACAATAAAGTCTATAGTTAGTTTATATTCAAAAGCTCCTTATGGATGGAAGGACTTAGATATAGTAGGTATAGTACTAAGACTATTTAAAGCTCAGGAAGTGAAGCTACAGCTAGGAAGTGAATATATCGGTATATTTGATAAGGATTTAATCAATTATCTAACTAAAAGAGATTATCAAGATAGACTAGTTATTAAGAAAAGAACTAAAGTTCCGGCAAAATATATAAACAATGTAAAAAGCTTAGCCAAGGAAGTCTTTGATACTACAGCAATGCCAAATGATGAAGATGGACTAATGGAAAGATTCAAAAAGCTATGTGAGCAAGAACTAAACTTGATAAGTACAGATACAAATGATTATGGAATATGTTTTCTACTAGAGAATTATAAAAACAATATATATTATCCGGGAAAAGAAGTATTAGAAAGAGGTCAGAAGCTATTTGAAGAAATATTGGCCCTAAGAGATAGCACTGAATTTTACGAAAAAGTATATGAGTTAAAAGATAAGCTATTAAATTATGAAGAAGATGTATTTGAAGTAAAGAAGTTTTTCAAAAATCAAAGAGAGCAGTTTGACAATGCTATTAAGCAGTTAGACATATACAAACATAATAGCACCTATGTAGTTGACAAGGAAACTATCAAGTTGATTGGAGATATAGAAAGAATAGTTAAAGCAAAAGAGCCATATTCTGAAATCCACAAACTACCTAACTTAATAGATCAATTTATAGATAAATTTACAAAGTTACTAGAAGAAGAATGTAAGCCAGTGAGAAATGTAATTAAAAGCGACTGTGAAAAGGTATTAAATGAATTATCCATATATGAATTTAAGGATGAACTATACACCAAGTTTAAAGATTTGTTCGATAATCTATTAAAACGCCTAGACAGTGCAAATAACTTCTATGAAGCAATAGCAATGAAGGAAGAATCAGATAGAATAAAGATTCGCTGTTTTGATGAAATAGATAAAGAAAAGCAGAAGAGAAAAACAGCAGTAGGTGGCAATAAACCACCAACAACTTCAGGTGAAGGAGAGACACCACCATATGTAACTAAGAAAACCATACATGTAAGTATATCTAACATGCTACATGGTGCAAAGGAAATTGAGACTGATAAAGATATAGAAGAAGTATTAGAACAAATTCGTAAGAGTCTAAAAGAGCAGCTAACTGAAAACACAAAACTAAAACTAATCTAAGAGCAGGAGGGTCATAGATGAACAAATCTGCTATAAAGAATTTTGCAGTAAGAGCAAGAAATAAACTCATAGAAGATATTACCCAAAAAGCATATGAACTAGGTATTACAAAAAATGAAATAAAGGATATAGAAACCTTTGAAGGTGGATTTAGAGTAAAAGGCATTGAAAATAGCAAAGTCTATAAGAAGTATGAAATAAAACAAAGAGAAAAACTAGTATCTAGCATAAAGACAAAAGGATTTGAACAAGTAATAGAAGAGGTAGCCTACACATGGTTTAATAGATTAATTGCCCTCCGTTTTATGGAGGTCAATGAATACCTTCCTACAGGTGTAAGAGTGCTATCATCAGTGGAAGAAGGTAAAACAGAGCCAGATATTATAAAAGAAGCATTAAATCTAGACTTAGACTTAGACTTAGATAAAGAAATTGCATACAGACTAATAGATTCTAATGATACACAGGACTTATATAAATACCTTTTAATAAAACAGTGTAATGAACTAGGTAAAATAATGCCTATGGTATTTGAAGAAATATCTGACTACACAGAGCTACTATTACCAGACAATCTTTTAGGAGAAGGCTCTGTTATAAGGGATTTAGTAGAGTCCATAGAAGAAGATGATTATAAAGATCAAGTAGAGATTATAGGCTGGCTTTATCAATACTATATATCGGAAAAGAAAGACGAAGTATTTGCAGACTTAAAGAAAAACAAGAAGATTACAAAAGAAAACATACCTGCTGCTACCCAGCTATTTACTCCAAAGTGGATAGTAAAATACATGGTAGAAAACTCACTAGGCAGACTTTGGCTAGAATCCTACCCAGACGAAGAATTAAAAGCACAATGGAAATATTACCTAGAAGAAGCAGAACAAGAGCCAGAGGTACAAAAGAAGCTTGATGAACTAAAAGATCCTAACTTAAACCCAGAAAATATAAAGGTACTAGACCCAGCCATGGGAAGTGGCCATATTTTAGTCTATGCTTTTGATGTACTTTATGATATCTACTTAAAAGCAGGCTATTCAGAAAGAGACATACCTCAACTAATATTAGAGAAAAATCTATATGGACTAGATATAGATGATAGAGCAGGGCAACTAGCAGCCTTTGCACTTATGATGAAGGCAAGGAGTAAGAATAGAAGGATATTTAGAAGAAAAGTAGAGTTAAATGTTTGTTCGATTCAAGAAAGTAATGGGATAACAAAGGAAGCCATTGAATATCTAGTTAACCCTAAAGATATTACATTAGAGAAGCACATTGGCAAAGAGGATGTTGAATATTTAATAGAAGCATTTAATGATGCTAAAGAATATGGCTCAATACTAGATGTCAAGAAAGTAGATTTTGATGCTATTGAGAGAAGGATAGAAGCGATAAAAGATAGAGAAACTTTAGATTTATTTGAGTTGCAGTATAAGGAAGTTATACTAGAGAAATTACCTGTACTTGTTAAACAGGGAAGGATAATGAGTGAGAAGTATGATGTGGTTTGTACTAATCCGCCGTATATGGGTAACGCAGGCATGAATCCTAAATTATCTGATTATCTGAGTAAAAATTTCCCTAATTCGAAAGCAGATTTATTTGCCGTATTCATGGAATTAGATGAAAAATATTTAAAAGATGAAGGTTTCTTATCTATGATAAATCAGCATTCCTGGATGTTTTTATCTAGTTTTGAAAAACTAAGAAAAAAATTAATTGAGGATAGCACTATTGTTTCTATGCTTCATCTGGGGGCAAGAACTTTTGAAGAAATAGGCGGTGAGGTTGTACAATCAACAGCTTTTATATGTAGGAACAATACATTGGATAACTATAATGGAGTTTATATTAGACTAGTTGATTATAAGAAGGCAATCGAAAAGGAAGAAAAAACTCTAAAGGCAATAAGAGAACGAGAAATAGAGTATAGATATAAATCTTGCACTAAAGATTTTGCAAAAATACCAGGAAGTCCTATAGCATATTGGGTAAATGGAAATGTAAAAAATTCTTTCGTAAAGTACCCATCTTTACGAAGTAAATCAGTTAATATAAGTGAAGGGATAAAAACGGGTAACAATGAAAGATATATACGATTTTGGTATGAAATAGATATTAGTATATTTTACCCTGCAAACAAGGTAAGAGAAAAAGCTAGATGGATTGCACATCACAAGGGTGGAGAATACAGGAGATGGTATGGAAATAAAACATATGCAATATTTTGGGAAAATGATGGTGCTGAAATAAGAAGTAGAAAAAACTCAGGAATCCAAGGTGAAAATATGTTTTTTAAAAGATTCCTCAGCTGGTCTAAAACATCTGGTTCATATTTTGGTATTAGATTTTATGAAGATCAACTTTTTGACTCAGCAAGTCCTGCAATCTTGCCCAAGGGAAATATATATTATGTATTGGGTTTTTTATCTTCGAAAGCAGGTGTTTTCTATACAAAATTCATTAATCCAACTCTAAGCCTTCAGGTTGGTAATGTAGGAATAATTCCATTTATGGAGAGGAAGGATTTAGAAGATGTAATTGAAAATATAGTACAAAGAAATATTGATATTTCAAAAAAAGACTGGGATTCCTTCGAAACCTCATGGGATTTCAAACGTCACCCTCTAATAAATGGAGAATTGAGAATTGAGAATGTAGAATTTAAAAAGGAAAATAGAACTATAGAATCAGCCTTCAATGCATGGAGTGAATTCACACAATCACAATTCAACCAACTTAAAGCAAACGAAGAAGAACTAAACCGTATCTTCATAGATATATATGGACTACAAGACGAACTAACTTCAGAAGTAGAGGACAAAGACATAACCATAAGAAAAGCAGATAGGGAAAGAGATATAAAATCCTTCATCTCCTATGCAGTAGGCTGTATGTTTGGTAGATACTCCTTAGATGAAGAAGGTCTAATCTATGCAGGTGGAGAGTTTAGAGATAAATTTATAATCGAAAACGGACAACTGAAAGTTAAAACAAAAGAAGGATGGCAAAACTCATCTGTAGATG is part of the Proteiniborus sp. MB09-C3 genome and encodes:
- the pglX gene encoding BREX-1 system adenine-specific DNA-methyltransferase PglX; the encoded protein is MNKSAIKNFAVRARNKLIEDITQKAYELGITKNEIKDIETFEGGFRVKGIENSKVYKKYEIKQREKLVSSIKTKGFEQVIEEVAYTWFNRLIALRFMEVNEYLPTGVRVLSSVEEGKTEPDIIKEALNLDLDLDLDKEIAYRLIDSNDTQDLYKYLLIKQCNELGKIMPMVFEEISDYTELLLPDNLLGEGSVIRDLVESIEEDDYKDQVEIIGWLYQYYISEKKDEVFADLKKNKKITKENIPAATQLFTPKWIVKYMVENSLGRLWLESYPDEELKAQWKYYLEEAEQEPEVQKKLDELKDPNLNPENIKVLDPAMGSGHILVYAFDVLYDIYLKAGYSERDIPQLILEKNLYGLDIDDRAGQLAAFALMMKARSKNRRIFRRKVELNVCSIQESNGITKEAIEYLVNPKDITLEKHIGKEDVEYLIEAFNDAKEYGSILDVKKVDFDAIERRIEAIKDRETLDLFELQYKEVILEKLPVLVKQGRIMSEKYDVVCTNPPYMGNAGMNPKLSDYLSKNFPNSKADLFAVFMELDEKYLKDEGFLSMINQHSWMFLSSFEKLRKKLIEDSTIVSMLHLGARTFEEIGGEVVQSTAFICRNNTLDNYNGVYIRLVDYKKAIEKEEKTLKAIREREIEYRYKSCTKDFAKIPGSPIAYWVNGNVKNSFVKYPSLRSKSVNISEGIKTGNNERYIRFWYEIDISIFYPANKVREKARWIAHHKGGEYRRWYGNKTYAIFWENDGAEIRSRKNSGIQGENMFFKRFLSWSKTSGSYFGIRFYEDQLFDSASPAILPKGNIYYVLGFLSSKAGVFYTKFINPTLSLQVGNVGIIPFMERKDLEDVIENIVQRNIDISKKDWDSFETSWDFKRHPLINGELRIENVEFKKENRTIESAFNAWSEFTQSQFNQLKANEEELNRIFIDIYGLQDELTSEVEDKDITIRKADRERDIKSFISYAVGCMFGRYSLDEEGLIYAGGEFRDKFIIENGQLKVKTKEGWQNSSVDVTMDNVIPIVDDDYFEDDIVNRFVEFVKIAFGEKTLEENLDYIAETLGQKTGETSRQTIRRYFLKDFYNDHIKTYQKRPIYWLFDSGKQNGLKTLIYMHRYDLSTVARVRTDYLHKLQKMYEAEVRRLDILIESNLSPREKATAMKKKDSINKQIQECLAYDQVIAHVANQKIDIDLDDGVVVNYDKFQGVQVPQGEGRKPLKADLLAKI